From a region of the Argiope bruennichi chromosome 8, qqArgBrue1.1, whole genome shotgun sequence genome:
- the LOC129980619 gene encoding putative ammonium transporter 3, with product MPSSVTSTSHLNFTNSSAEAARGDANDVVFILTSSFLIFTMQSGYALLESGIVSRKNEVNILVKNATNVLMGGFAYWAFGFGLSFGKTYSNLFIAYGSFFIVASQEEMGVVYSKFVFELAYATTATTLISGAMAERCKFTSYCIVTVLVIFVYSIPAGWMWRDDGFLSTLGAVDVGGSGVVHLVGGCCGLVAATILGPRAGRYDRGTQLLPLGNPTNALLGLFMLWWGWLGFSAGSTTGIVDDKWKYSSRASVTTILASSGGGLVGMTYSFYFKKGIHDVPILMNAVMGSLVAISGGCTIVRPWEAIIIGMVAALLVLFSIPLIDRLHIDDPTNTFAVHGIAGAWGMMAIGLFSVEDNIRNYTRGLNGLFKGGGWRFIAVQSMACGVLFAWSMIVATILLFVIHKIIGMRMPLEEEILGPDYIDHCLKHDGNAQIIKSFKEKRRQLRRRF from the exons ATGATGTAGTATTCATTCTAACCAGCTCTTTTCTCATATTCACAATGCAATCAG GATATGCTTTGTTAGAATCAGGGATAGTATCTCGAAAGAATGAAGTGAACATCTTGGTTAAGAATGCTACCAATGTCCTGATGGGCGGCTTCGCTTATTGGGCATTTGGATTCGGTTTGAGTTTCGGAAAAACTTATTCTAATCTCTTCATAGCTTACGGATCGTTCTTCATCGTTGCAAGCCAAGAAGAAATGGGTGTGGTATATTCCAAGTTTGTATTTGAg ttggCCTATGCGACAACCGCCACCACACTTATCTCCGGAGCTATGGCGGAACGGTGCAAGTTCACCAGCTACTGTATCGTAACTGTTCTGGTCATCTTTGTGTATAGTATACCGGCTGGATGGATGTGGAGAGATGATGGCTTTCTTTCAACTTTGGGAGCTGTAGACGTTGGAGGGTCCGGTGTCGTCCACTTAGTGGGAGGGTGCTGTGGTCTGGTAGCTGCTACTATTCTTGGCCCACGTGCTGGCCGTTATGACCGTGGCACTCAACTGCTACCTCTAGGAAACCCTACAAATGCACTTCTAGGGTTATTTATGTTATG gtGGGGGTGGCTTGGTTTTAGTGCTGGAAGTACAACCGGGATTGTGGATGATAAGTGGAAATATTCTTCAAG GGCATCAGTTACAACTATTTTAGCATCATCTGGTGGTGGATTAGTTGGAATGACATACAG cttttattttaaaaaaggcatACATGATGTCCCTATTTTGATGAATGCAGTCATGGGATCTCTAGTTGCCATTTCCG GAGGATGCACTATTGTTCGACCTTGGGAAGCTATTATTATCGGAATGGTCGCTGCACTCTTGGTTCTATTTTCCATTCCTTTGATCGACAGACTTCACATTGATGATCCAACAAATACTTTCGCCGTACACGGAATTGCCGGTGCTTGGGGAATGATGGCCATAGGATTGTTTTCAGTGGAAGACAACATCAGAAATTATACCAGAGGTCTCAATGGATTGTTTAAAGGTGGAGGATGGAGATTTATTGCAGTTCAATCTATGGCGTGTGGAGTACTGTTTGCATGGAGCATGATTGTTGCAACAATTTTACTTTTCGTAA TACATAAGATTATTGGAATGCGAATGCCCCTTGAAGAAGAAATTCTTGGACCAGATTACATAGATCACTGTCTCAAACATGATGGAAATGCTCAgataattaaaagctttaaagAAAAGAGAAGACAGCTGAGACGtcgattttga